A genomic segment from Streptomyces antibioticus encodes:
- the sdhC gene encoding succinate dehydrogenase, cytochrome b556 subunit translates to MPAGTLYRGREGMWSWVAHRVTGVLIFFFLFVHVLDTALVRVSPEDYDKVVATYKTPIVALLEYGLVAAILFHALNGLRVIAVDFWSQGPRYQKQMLWGAVGLWLVLMLGAIYPVLGHAAREVFGS, encoded by the coding sequence GTGCCGGCTGGAACGCTGTACCGCGGCCGGGAAGGAATGTGGTCCTGGGTGGCTCACCGAGTCACCGGCGTCCTCATCTTCTTCTTCCTGTTCGTTCACGTCCTGGACACCGCACTCGTCCGTGTCTCCCCCGAGGACTACGACAAGGTCGTGGCCACGTACAAGACGCCGATCGTCGCGCTGCTGGAGTACGGCCTCGTCGCCGCCATCCTCTTCCACGCGCTCAACGGCCTGCGTGTCATCGCCGTCGACTTCTGGTCGCAGGGCCCCCGCTACCAGAAGCAGATGCTCTGGGGTGCCGTAGGTCTCTGGCTGGTGCTGATGCTCGGGGCGATCTACCCCGTCCTCGGCCACGCCGCTCGTGAAGTGTTCGGGAGCTGA
- a CDS encoding 2-oxo-4-hydroxy-4-carboxy-5-ureidoimidazoline decarboxylase — MTRGSTLSAHPLSRSTGRLAIPAQTRTSPASLPELPELLDGFNALPADEATHRLLGCLRNLRWARRIADHRPYPTVEALFAASDEAAYDLTSADLAEALAGETLPPLPDDAYEAAHMALGAAHAAYEARFGHAFVIYLGDIPAREALDRTLEAIRSRLTNDPDDERIIAWEELRRLARQRLLTLLADTGPRPDGRHPRHGA; from the coding sequence GTGACGCGAGGATCCACGCTGTCTGCGCATCCCCTTTCCCGTTCCACCGGCCGGCTTGCCATACCGGCGCAGACCCGGACCTCCCCGGCCTCCCTGCCGGAGCTGCCGGAGCTGCTGGACGGCTTCAACGCCCTCCCGGCCGACGAGGCGACCCACCGTCTCCTCGGCTGTCTGCGCAACCTCCGCTGGGCCCGCCGGATCGCCGACCACCGCCCGTACCCGACGGTGGAGGCGCTGTTCGCCGCGTCCGACGAGGCGGCGTACGACCTGACCTCCGCGGATCTGGCGGAGGCGCTGGCGGGCGAGACGCTCCCGCCGCTGCCGGACGACGCCTACGAGGCGGCGCACATGGCGCTCGGCGCGGCCCACGCGGCCTACGAGGCCCGCTTCGGGCACGCGTTCGTGATCTATCTCGGCGACATCCCCGCCCGCGAGGCCCTCGACCGCACCCTCGAGGCCATCCGGTCACGATTGACGAACGATCCCGACGACGAACGGATCATCGCCTGGGAGGAGCTGCGGCGACTGGCCCGACAGCGCCTGCTGACCCTCCTCGCGGACACCGGGCCGCGACCTGACGGCCGCCACCCCCGCCATGGGGCGTGA
- a CDS encoding beta-N-acetylhexosaminidase has translation MSRHRRRAPQRKQQQRVAPRALIAGGLVVALGLGLGLYAASGDDGESTGATAGRDTARGTDGDGPAGTGRAPATPTPSRSYALSTAPRTIPAVGAHTPARGPGWRPAAGHRVVVSDGDLADEGRLIAGELGMTYAGKKSDVRAGDLRLALNDDAGANPESYTMTVRGGRVTVSGPSDAGVFYGTRTLKQEVRGGGTAPEGVVRDAPAKPQRGFMLDIARKHFTAGWIEDRVRELGDLKFNQLGLHFSDDQSFRIESDSHPEIVAPQHLTKAQVKKIVALAAERHITVVPEIDSPGHLGAVLAAHPALQLRNVNGVATRGAIDISKEDSANLLDDLLDEYADLFPGAQWHLGGDEYQALTVANPSASYPQLAAASRARFGSGAGVADLATGWLNDRADTMRAHGRTMRVWNDGFFRNTSVKPASDLVVAYWTGKEIGARVPTDYLAAGRKVLNYNDEYLYYVLGEPQTFVYPTGQRIYEQWTPRVLRGSTAVPARYDAQILGGSFAVWCDLANSQTQDQVAAGIRMPLRATAQKLWDARQPSLSWAQFTTLAGRLG, from the coding sequence GTGAGCAGGCACCGGCGCCGGGCGCCCCAGAGGAAACAGCAGCAGCGTGTCGCGCCGCGGGCTCTGATAGCCGGCGGCCTGGTCGTCGCGCTCGGCCTGGGGCTGGGGCTGTACGCCGCGTCGGGCGACGACGGCGAGTCCACCGGGGCGACGGCGGGCCGCGACACGGCCCGGGGCACCGACGGCGACGGCCCCGCCGGCACCGGCCGCGCCCCGGCCACCCCGACCCCCAGCCGCTCCTACGCCCTGTCCACCGCCCCGCGCACCATCCCCGCCGTGGGCGCCCACACCCCCGCCCGCGGCCCCGGCTGGCGCCCCGCCGCCGGACACCGCGTGGTGGTGAGCGACGGCGACCTCGCCGACGAGGGCCGGCTGATCGCGGGCGAGCTGGGCATGACGTACGCGGGGAAGAAGAGCGACGTCCGCGCCGGTGACCTGCGGCTGGCGCTGAACGACGACGCGGGCGCGAACCCGGAGTCGTACACCATGACCGTGCGCGGGGGCCGTGTCACCGTCAGCGGACCCTCGGACGCCGGGGTGTTCTACGGCACCCGCACCCTCAAGCAGGAGGTGCGCGGCGGGGGTACGGCCCCGGAGGGCGTCGTACGGGACGCGCCGGCCAAGCCGCAGCGCGGGTTCATGCTCGACATCGCCCGCAAGCACTTCACCGCCGGGTGGATCGAGGACCGGGTGCGGGAGCTGGGGGACCTGAAGTTCAACCAGCTCGGGCTGCACTTCTCCGACGACCAGTCCTTCCGCATCGAGTCCGACAGCCACCCGGAGATCGTGGCGCCGCAGCACCTCACCAAGGCGCAGGTCAAGAAGATCGTCGCGCTGGCGGCCGAGCGGCACATCACCGTCGTACCGGAGATCGACTCGCCGGGGCACCTCGGCGCGGTGCTCGCCGCCCACCCCGCGCTCCAGTTGCGCAACGTCAACGGGGTCGCGACCCGCGGGGCGATCGACATCTCCAAGGAGGACTCGGCGAACCTCCTCGACGACCTGCTCGACGAGTACGCCGATCTGTTCCCCGGCGCGCAGTGGCACCTCGGCGGCGACGAGTACCAGGCGCTGACCGTCGCGAACCCGTCCGCCTCCTACCCGCAGCTCGCCGCGGCCTCCCGGGCGCGGTTCGGCTCCGGGGCGGGCGTCGCCGACCTGGCGACCGGCTGGCTGAACGACCGCGCCGACACCATGCGCGCCCACGGCCGGACCATGCGCGTGTGGAACGACGGCTTCTTCCGGAACACCTCCGTGAAGCCCGCCTCCGACCTCGTGGTCGCCTACTGGACCGGCAAGGAGATCGGGGCGCGGGTGCCCACGGACTATCTGGCGGCGGGCCGCAAGGTGCTCAACTACAACGACGAGTACCTCTACTACGTGCTCGGCGAGCCGCAGACCTTCGTCTACCCCACCGGGCAGCGCATCTACGAGCAGTGGACCCCGAGGGTGCTGCGCGGCAGCACGGCGGTGCCCGCCCGCTACGACGCCCAGATCCTCGGCGGGTCCTTCGCCGTCTGGTGCGACCTCGCGAACTCCCAGACACAGGACCAGGTCGCGGCCGGCATCCGGATGCCGCTGCGGGCGACCGCGCAGAAGCTGTGGGACGCACGGCAGCCGTCGCTGTCCTGGGCGCAGTTCACGACACTGGCGGGCCGGCTCGGCTGA
- a CDS encoding RNA polymerase sigma factor, which yields MGDDAELTAAVLAAQHGDESAFRAVYRTVHPRLLGYVRTLVGDPDAEDVTSESWLQIARDLDRFSGDADRFRGWAARIARNRALDHIRMRGRRPAIGGDETELTGRPAESDTAGEAIEALATGRTLDLIARLPQDQAEAVVLRVVMGLDAKSAAETLGKRPGAVRTAAHRGLKKLAELLGDDAETAGVLDALPPQRDPRSRAVTSATVTHGRTRTQKDM from the coding sequence GTGGGGGACGACGCGGAGCTGACCGCCGCGGTGCTCGCGGCACAGCACGGGGACGAGAGCGCGTTCCGTGCTGTGTACCGCACGGTGCATCCGCGCCTGCTCGGGTACGTACGCACACTGGTCGGGGATCCCGACGCCGAGGACGTCACCTCCGAGTCCTGGCTCCAGATCGCCCGCGACCTCGACCGGTTCAGCGGTGACGCCGACCGGTTCCGCGGCTGGGCCGCCCGGATCGCCCGCAACCGCGCGCTGGACCACATCCGGATGCGCGGACGGCGCCCGGCGATCGGCGGCGACGAGACCGAACTGACCGGGCGGCCCGCCGAGTCCGACACCGCGGGCGAGGCCATCGAGGCGCTCGCCACCGGCCGCACCCTCGACCTCATCGCCCGGCTCCCGCAGGACCAGGCCGAGGCCGTCGTGCTGCGGGTGGTGATGGGCCTGGACGCCAAGAGCGCCGCGGAGACCCTCGGCAAGCGGCCCGGCGCCGTCCGCACGGCCGCGCACCGCGGTCTGAAGAAGCTCGCCGAACTCCTCGGCGACGACGCGGAGACGGCCGGCGTGCTCGATGCCCTGCCGCCCCAGCGGGACCCGCGCTCGCGCGCGGTGACGTCCGCCACAGTGACGCATGGGCGCACGCGGACGCAGAAGGACATGTGA